In Solanum lycopersicum chromosome 5, SLM_r2.1, the following are encoded in one genomic region:
- the LOC138348942 gene encoding uncharacterized protein translates to MGFLARTKQRLQNTRDNEFESLMDDVSSFCDKHDIVIPEMNASYFPGKSKRKALDVTLNPVNSFGSFDKGKIMRLAEYYINEFDSNKLWDLRFKLDSFIVYARGSDERFFNLRELVILLKY, encoded by the exons ATGGGATTTCTTGCTCGTACAAAGCAAAGATTACAAAATACGAGGGATAATGAATTCGAATCATTAATGGATGATGTATCTTCTTTTTGTGATAAACATGATATAGTCATTCCGGAGATGAATGCTAGCTATTTTCCTGGAAAATCAAAGCGTAAAGCTCTTGATGTTAC TTTGAATCCAGTTAATTCATTCGGTAGTTTTGATAAAGGCAAGATAATGAGATTGGctgaatattatattaatgagtttgaTAGTAACAAGCTTTGGGATCTCCGTTTTAAGCTTGATAGCTTTATAGTTTATGCTCGTGGTTCTGACGAGAGGTTCTTCAACTTAAGGGAATTAGTGATTTTGCTAAAGTATTGA
- the LOC138348943 gene encoding uncharacterized protein, translating into MDKYVTRSKIGYPSSSSTNPSTALTIAPKIQQKIFISDVDLESLEADLAIRKPIAEYNPNIRDDIRRYYILKNPCQPKDHKFPKTKFGKEMRQFFPNWFKDRLSFHGHDESRSSSNRGIFLELLRWYGDLNKDVGSIILEKALKNEMMCSPSIQKDIVDFCSKETIKSILEDLDGDYFGILVDESKDISRKEKMTLVLRYVNKEGKVIERFVGIVHVSVTSACSLKEAIYSFLSVHSLSPPQIRGQGYDGANNMQGHLNGLKTFVFNETPSAYCIHCFAHQLQLTLVALAKKDSNVDDFFA; encoded by the exons aTGGATAAGTATGTCACAAGATCGAAAATTGGGTATCCAAGTTCTAGCTCTACCAATCCATCTACTGCTTTAACCATAGCTCCGAAAATTCAacagaaaatatttatttcagaTGTTGATTTAGAATCTCTTGAAGCTGATCTAGCAATTAGAAAGCCCATTGCAGagtataatcctaatatacgtGATGATATTAGGAGatattatattcttaaaaatCCTTGCCAACCTAAGGATCATAAATTTCCTAAAACTAAGTTTGGGAAGGAAATGCGGCAGTTCTTTCCTAATTGGTTTAAGGATC GATTATCATTTCATGGACACGATGAGAGTCGATCTTCTTCAAATAGAGGTatttttcttgaacttttgcGATGGTATGGAGATCTTAATAAAGATGTGGGAAgcattattttagaaaaagctctaaaaaatgaaatgatgtgTTCTCCAAGTATTCAAAaggatattgttgatttttgttCTAAGGAAACAATCAAATCTATTCTTGAAGATTTAGATGGGGATTATTTTGGGATATTAGTCGATGAATCAAAAGATATATCACGCAAGGAGAAAATGACACTTGTTTTGAGATATGTTAACAAAGAAGGAAAAGTGATAGAACGATTTGTTGGTATTGTTCATGTTAGTGTTACATCTGCTTGTTCATTAAAGGAAGCAATCTACTCTTTTCTTTCAGTTCACTCATTAAGTCCACCCCAAATACGTGGGCAAGGTTATGATGGAGCTAACAATATGCAAGGACATCTAAATGGTCTTAAAACTTTTGTTTTTAATGAGACTCCATCAGCATATTGCATTCATTGTTTTGCCCACCAATTGCAGTTAACACTAGTGGCTCTTGCAAAGAAGGATTCGAATGTAGATGATTTTTTTGCTTAG